DNA from Devosia yakushimensis:
CCCTGCACAAGCCGAAGCAAACTGCGCTATAAGCTTGCCACGGTACAGGACCTCTACGCGTACAACGAAGAATCGACCGCAATCTTCGCCAAGGATGTCTTTACGCCGCGATGCAGCAAAAATCTGCGCATTCATCTGTTCCGGCCGAGCATTACGCTGATCAAAATGCCGCTGACGTCCGCGCCTCCGATGGTGAGCCTAATTTTCGGAGTTGTTCGCCGAGTTTGCTGTTGAGATCGCGTGGGCCACATCGCCGCAAGGCGAGAAGTGCGACACGCTGTGGTCGCGTAAGGTGATGCCAATCAAGGTTCATTTCCGCACCTTTCATAAGCAATTATAGCGGCAACAACTGTGGCGACTTGCGGGCATCTCCGTTTCACATGACAGCGAGAACGGTTGCGCTCTCTCTGGCATCCGGTGACGTGACACTTCCTGCCAGCCCAATTTGACGCTACGCAGAAGCAGACACAGAACCCCGAGCCGTCGTGCAAACTATAGTGATCATTGCTGCCTTGCTCATCAGCTGGCTTGGCACCCTCCTCATCGAGCACCAGGCTGATCGCCTAGGGCTGGTCCAGGCGTCCAACGCGCGCTCCTCGCATACTCGGCCAACGCCAAGCGGCGGCGGCCTCGCCATTGCGCTTGCCTCGGTGCTTGCGGCGACGGCCTTGGCTCAGACTGGTCATGGCGAACTATGGACCTTCGCCGTATTGGCGATGTGCATCGCATTGCTCGGATTTGCTGACGATTTGTACGATCTGTCCCCGGCCCTTCGCTTTCCGATTCAGGCCCTGATTTTCTTCGCCCTGCTTTGGACAAGCGGCCCGCTACCCAGCATCCCACTGCCACTCAATCTTGCACTCGCGGGTCCACTGCTCTTCGTCATCTTGCTGCTGGTGGGCCTTTGGTGGCTCAACCTCTTTAACTTCATGGATGGCATTGATGGCATCGCTGGCAGCCAGGCGATCTTGCTGCTGTTAGGTGGCAGCGCCATATGGTGGCTCGGCAACCCCGCCGCCGCAGACTTTTCGTCCTTCTGGC
Protein-coding regions in this window:
- a CDS encoding MraY family glycosyltransferase gives rise to the protein MIIAALLISWLGTLLIEHQADRLGLVQASNARSSHTRPTPSGGGLAIALASVLAATALAQTGHGELWTFAVLAMCIALLGFADDLYDLSPALRFPIQALIFFALLWTSGPLPSIPLPLNLALAGPLLFVILLLVGLWWLNLFNFMDGIDGIAGSQAILLLLGGSAIWWLGNPAAADFSSFWLALAGAAATGGFLLRNWPPAKIFMGDAGSNAIALLIFWVAIRAIAEGQVAYQPWLILPAVFVTDATVTLMRRLLRGERPWYAHRRHAYQQLSRVWGHRRVTLAYSGLTLAWTFPLAWAAQQLPTWSWWLVLLTYMPLVALSLRADAGGANEMGA